Genomic segment of Vibrio celticus:
TTAGCAGAAGTGAATGCAGTTGCGTTGCCGCGATCTGTAACGCGAGCAACAGCTTCAGCGCTTAGATCCATTACGTTTACGTGGTAGCCGCGCTTTTGCAGGTTTTCAACCATGTTGCCGCCCATAAGACCTAGGCCAATGAAACCGATTACAGGTTTAGTCATGTTCAAACTCCAAATATAGTATTGTATGATTATATGCTCATTATAATAACTACGTCTTTCTCGTTACGCAATAGTTTTAGGGCATTGATTTAATGGTTAGACGTAAGTTGTGACGGGGGTTCACTTTACGAGAAAATATGGGTCACGCTTTGTGCTTACAGGAACTATTTGCCACTTTAAAAACCGTCTATTGATGAAATAACATACGTTAAATGTCATACGATTAGTAAGCACAAGCAACGCCATTACCTATGTATAGTTCACGACTCCCCTACTCAGCCAGTGATTAGACCGTTCACGCAGAAGTAAGTCATATCAGTTTTTACGAAAAAGGTGTTGGTGCCCTATTCTTTTAACAGAGCGATAAATGCGGGTCTCGTATACGACTCCTGCACATTTCATTAAGCATAGTGGCTAAGTACATACCCAGTCTTTGTGTGTATCAACTTCCAGGTTTAGCCATCGAACTATTGGCTTGGCATCGAGAAGCGATTGATCTCTTGGCCATTTAGTTTTCTTTCAACTTGATGGGGTTCCCGACGTTGCCAGCTAATACAACTTAACTGACTTATCCAATTTAACTGGCTAGCCAAACAAAAAAACTCCGAGCTTTCACTCGGAGTTTTTAATATCTAGCTTCTGTTACTTCAGCGAATTACAGTTCAATTGAAACCGTTTCACCGTCAACATTGAGCAACAGCGTGTTGCCTTCAAGCTTGTGAGACACTTCAACTTGCTCGCCTTCGTTCTTATTAGGAACAAGAAGCGTCAGGATGTTGTGCTCTTTCGATGGCTTGAATTCCACTTCAACGTGACGGTGGATTTCAAGATCTTTGAACTCGTATGGGTCAACTTCGCCAAAACCTTCAACGTTCTTAACTGAAGTGATGTTGTCAGCAGACTCGTTGATGAAGTTTACGTCTAGGTGTGCAACTTCGCCACGGATAGTGAAAGACTTGTCTGCCACGTCGTTTGCGAAAGTTGTGTGCATTAGCCAAGTCATGTCTTTCTCTTCAGAAAGCGTTGCCTTGTCTTGCATTACGAACACTTTACCTTGAACAAACCAGACCTTACGCTTGTAAGATTCAATTTCAGGAACGAAGTACTTGTAAGACGCTGTCGCATCACCTTCAACCATCTTCACATCAGATTCAGTGTCGAAATCAGAGATGTTGCCGCCCGCTTCGATACAGAAGCGATCTTGGTGGTTTTCGTAGCCCGTGTTCTTGTTCTCGCCGTACTGACCTTTACCGCCAAATAGTGGAAGGTTCTTAGAGAACGTTTGACGACGCCATTTCGTGTGCATATCAACACCGAAACCACCGTAGTAACCTGTTACTGACGCTAGCGTTTCACCAAATGCGTGAAGCGTAAATGCGTTTTGGTCACCGTGAGAGTGGCTGATTGAGCCAAACGGAGAACATTTGAATACCATGTGAATATGGTTATCACGCTCAGTCATCTTGTTGTGGAATGCAGCCCAACCCGTGATTGGGAATACTTTCAACAGTGGATCATTCGATGGTGCTTTCTCTTCAGGTGCATCCCAAAGGAAGTTAAAGCGAAGATCGTCGTAACCGAAGTCCCACCAACCGAAGTTGTAGAATTTTGTGTGCGCTTCAGTATCACGGCCTTTCAGTTGGTTGTAGTACCAAACATACTCAGGCTTCTGGTTAACACCTGCGTAGTGCTTGATGTTGTAAGCCAGTTTTAGGCCAGGGAAATCACCGATTGAAGACTGGTCACAGAAGCTCGCGCGCTTAGAGTGAACTGGCATGCAGTAAAGCGGGAAATCACCTGTGTTTTCGTAGAATGTTTTGTTGAACATGTCTACGCCACAGTATGCTTTCAATAGATCGAACGCTTCGCCTAGGAATGCAGTTTGTGTGTTCCAGTAGTCAGGACCTTCAGCCCAACCGCCGTCTACACCGCCCCATGGTGGGTAGTGTACTGCGTAGTATTCTAGAGCGTATGCAATGTACTCGCCTGCTTTCGGGTGATCGTGGTAAAGCGCGATACACGTTGGGATGATAGCAGAAGAGATAGAACGAACACCGTGGCTGTTCAGTGGGTTGTTCAATAGATCAACCGTCACTTTCAGGTGGTGCATGATTTCGTCTAGACGCTCAATCAAAGCATCTTGAACTTGCTGACGTTCTTCATCTGTGAAGTAGCCGTGTAGCCAGTCGTAACCCCAAGCCATAGCCGCGATAACACGGAAAGCCGCTTCATCGTTATAGCCACGAGAAGTCACGCCTTCTGGATCGTACGTAGACAGTTTTAGAGTCCAAGCTTTTGCTTTAGCAATTAGCGCTTCGTCTTCTTTCACAACACCAGCAATTGCTAGGTTACGTGTCGCGTTCAGTGCCATTTGGCAATCAACGTACATTTGACGCCAGTAAGGACGCCATAGAGAAGCTTTACCTACCGTCTCAGCTGGGTACGCTTGAGGCTCTTCGAAAGGAGCAGTCTCAAGGAACTTAACTGTCGAGTTATTGTAGAAATCATCAAACATGCAGTGAGCTTCATCAGCTTTCACTTTCGCTTTGAATTCTTCTAACTGATCTGCTTGAACAAGAAGACGTGGACGTGCTTCGCTCAAGTTGTCTAGGAATGATAGGTCGAAGTCACGTGTTTGAACTTCGATAGGGAGTAGGTCTACAAGATTACCTGCTGAAGTATCATTCTCCAGCTTCATCTTCCTGATTGCATCAAGAGATTTTTGGTCGCTCATTCTAACTCACTTATTTTTCAAGTTGATTGAAAGGAATTAGCAATAATATACGTCTTATTGTAGGACAATTGAATATATTTCGATTCGATTGAACCATTTTGTACAGTTTTCGTGATTTAGGTCAGATATCTTCCACCTGACAGTTTTTCCGTGTCGCAGAACAAAAAATGCGACGCCCTTTCGAGTCGTCGCATTCTATTATAAACGTTTTCTATGTATTAGCTTTCGGTTACTGCTTTCGCTTGCTTGCCGCCGTCATCGACCGCTTTAACCAGTAAGACACCAACACCACCAACAATCACACCACAAAGAATGAAGACTAGACGTCCCCACATTGGGTTAGTAAGTAGAGCCATTAGCATGATACCGACACCCGCTACCGCAATCAGTTTACCAAGCATTTCACGCTGTTTGTTATCCAGTACTTTCTGTTCTGCTGACTCCGCAACTAATGGAGTAGACAGGTTGCCGAAGAACTTATCAACGTCTGCTTGACGCTTCTCAGTTAATGGCTTGTAGAACAGAGTTGATAGGATGAAGAAACCACCTGTTAGTGTAATGTGAGCAATCAGACCAATAGCTACCTTAACATCAGACCATTCACGGCTTGTTAGCTCTTCTAGACCGAAGACTGAAGACACCATTTCAGCGTTAACAACGAAACCTACGTAGTAAGAAACAATACCACCAACCACTAGCGTACCCCAACCAGCCCAGTCCGGAGTCTTCTTAATAAAGAAGCCAAGGAATGCAGGAATTGTCATTGGGAAGCCGATAAGTGCGCCTACATACATCATTGTATCGAACAGGCTCAAACCTTTAAGCGAGTTGATGAACTGTGCAATAAGGATGATAGCAATACCAAACACGGCAGAAGTAATCTTAGAAACCGTTACTAGTTCTTTTTCGCTAGCCGTACCTTTACGAACGATTGGTTCATAGAAGTTCTTAACAAAGATACCTGAGTTACGGTTTAGACCAGAATCCATTGAAGACATTGTCGCTGCAAACATCGCCGCAACTAGAAGGCCAACCATACCTGCTGGCATGTATTCTTGTACAAAGTATAGGTAAGCAAAGTCACCCGCTTTCTTACCTGCTTCTGGGTAAGCCGCCGCTAGGTCGACACCTTGACCTGCAATGTACCAAGAAGGCATGAACCAGATAAATACACCACAAAGCATTAGCACACACGCTAGTAGCGCTGCTTTCTTCGCGTTCTTTGAGTCTTTAGCCGCTAGGTAACGGTAAGAGTTAAGCATGTTGTTAGTAATAGAGAACTGCTTCACGAAGATGAAGAATGCCCAAATGCTGAAGATGCTTAAGTAGTTAATGTTGTTACCAGAAAGGAAAGAACCGCCTTCCGCTACAGGGAAGTTATTCACGATTTCACCAACACCGCCACCTTGAACAACAGCAACAACAGCACATGTCACGGTTACTGCCATGATGATAACCATCTGCATAAAGTCAGATGCGATTACCGCCCATGAGCCACCCGTTACAGACATTGCCAATACAACCAAACCGGTAATCCAGATAGTTGCTGTCATGTCGAAACCGAAGATACCAGAAGCGATGATTGCTAGTGCGTTTAACCATACACCAGCAGAAACAACACTGTTTGGCATTGAAGACCAAGTGAACACTTGTTCGTTAGTCGCACCGAAACGCATACGAATTGCTTCGATTACCGTTACTACACGTAGTTGACGGAACTTTGGAGCAAAGTATGCGAAGTTCATGAAGTAGCCAAATGCGTTAGCTATGAAGATAACCGCTACTGCAAAACCATCGTTATACGCTTTACCTGCCGCACCGGTGAATGTCCATGCACTAAACTGGGTCATAAAGGCGGTTGCACCAACCATCCACCACAACATGTTACCGCCCCCGCGGAAGTAGTCACTGGTGGTACTTGTAAATGTTCTAAACATCCAACCTATCGCAATCAAGAATAGGAAATAAATGCCGACAATAATCGTGTTGAGTTCCATCGTGTATCCTTTGTCCGTTGTATTTTGTTACGAGGACTATAGGAAATCTCAAACTTTATTTGTAGTACAATAATCCAAATAAGTGATGGCGATCTTATTTTGATTGATTAAGTTAATTATATATATGACATAGGATGGAATATGGCCAATCCATCAAGGCAATTACTGGTGTTTGAGGTAAAAACTCAAAAAACAAGGCCAAAAAACATCACACCCATTAAAATCAAAGGCTTATGAGAAAGTGAGACTTTGCACACTTATTAACAAATACAACCAAACACATATAAATATAAAATCCTCAAAAATAATAAAAGCCAAATCAGAGCTAAATCACCCTCATTTATCACACAATAAACCAGTGTTTTTATCTATTGAGAGTGGATAATTTCATTAGAATCCTACTTAAATTAATCAATATAGAAGAGGCATATCCAGTTCAAACGATGGCGTATTCAAAATATACAAAAATGAAAAATCATGAATGACGCATAATTATTTGGGGGAGCTCGAATGTCTTAAAAACGAATATCGAGCGTAATATTGTTTTTATTATGATGGTAAAGAGAACGATCGCTAGACGTATACAAGAAGGAATTAACTTATGAAAGGGTTAAGCGGGGGTGAACCAAAACAGTGCCACACATGGTGCAACACGCTTTCTAAAAACAAAAAAGGCATGCACTTGGCATACCTTTTTTTATTGGTTCAAATGAAGTTGAAAACCGTGTTTAGCTTGCAGTGGCTAAACGGTGGTTAGCATCTTGCAAGTGAGCCGCTGACATTGTACGAGCTTTTTCACTGTCGCCAGCCATAATCGCTTCATAGATTCTACGGTGTTCATTGATACATGTGCTGCCCTCTTCAGAAGAGTGCACGATGAAGTTAACGAACATGGTAGTCAAAATATTGCCGAATGGCAGGTAGAAATCGTTACCTGTCGCATTAAAGATCAAGCTATGGAAACGAATATCGATGTATGTCCAACGTTCTTGGTCAAACACTTCTGCATCATCCACTTCAACCATCTTCTGGAAGATCTCAGAAAGCTCGATACGTTGCTCAGCAGTCGCAAATTTTGCCGCTAATGCACACGCTTCAGGTTCAATCGCACGGCGAAGACCTAAAAACTGAGAACAGAATTGGTCTATGTCGGTTAGACCATCCATCCATTCAATCAGTTGAGGATCAAGAAAGTTCCAGTATGCGCGATCCACTACACGAGTACCGATTTTCGGGCGGGACTCTAACAGACCTTTAGAAGTCAGTAGTTTAACGGCTTCGCGAAGTGCCGTACGGCTGATACCAAACTGTTCACACAGCGCCATTTCACCAGGAATAATAGAACCTTGTGGCAGTTCACCAGACAAGATTCCACGAGCGATTTCACGCGCTACTTGCACGTGCAGGCTGCGCTTCGAGCCCGAGATTGAATTAAAAGTGCTAACCATAAGTTCACTTATTTTATATGTTATGTTTATGTATTATTTAAGGATCACTATAACAGGATTTCAACCTAGCGCCAATTGAGTAAATTAGCAACGAGTCGTGCTCTATTAATTTACTCAATGAATCAAATACTTATAACTCATCTAATTCCACACAGCTAGAAACATTATGTTACACCATTCATAAATCCGTCATCAAAACGCATCGGTTCTGTCATCCTCGATTTCTATACTCCCTTCCCAAGAAATCACTCAATTGGACTGAAATAATGAAACCGACAAAAACAAATCTCACGCTTAAGAGCGCTATTACTGCTGCGCTGATTTTTTCTGGTTCTGCATTAGCAATGGATACACGATACGAAGATCGCTCTGGCAACTTGGTTGCTGATGTTCCTCAAGATGAATCACAATGGGTTGACCCAAACACGCTAATTTTTGCTTATACGCCAGTTGAAGATCCTGCAGTATACGCTGATGTGTGGAGCGAGTTTTTGAGCCACCTTGAAAAAACAACGGAAAAGACGGTTCGTTTCTTCCCTGTTCAAAATAACGCTGCTCAAATTGAAGCAATGCGTTCAGGTCGCCTACATATCGCAGGTTTCAACACAGGTTCTACACCACTAGCGGTTAACTGTGCAGGCTTTGCCCCATTCACAATGATGGCTGCAGAAGATGGCTCTTTCGGTTACGAAATGGAAATCATCACTTACCCTGGTTCTGGCATTGAGAAAGTGGAAGACCTAAAAGATAAGAACCTAGCGTTCACATCACAAACGTCTAACTCTGGCTTCAAAGCACCTTCTGCTATTTTGGACGCTGAATACCAACTTCAACCTGACCGAGATTTCAAACCAGCATTCTCTGGCGCACACGACAACTCTATTTTGGGTGTGGCGCACAAAGATTACGATGCTGCAGCAGTTGCTAACTCAGTATTGAACCGCATGCTTTCACGCGATGTTGTGAAAGAAGACCAAATCAAGAGCATCTACAAATCTCAAACCTTCCCGACTACCGCTTACGGCACAGCGCACAACCTGACGCCAGAGCTGCAAGAGAAGATTCAAAAAGCGTTCTTCACTTTCGATTGGGAAGGCACAAAGCTTCAAGAAGAATTTGAACGTAACGGCGAAGCGCAGTTCGTTCCTATTACTTACAAAGAGCACTGGGAAGTGATCCGCACTATCGATACGGCAAACAAAGTCTCTTACACGTGTAGCTAAGTTCAACCGAACTAAAAAGCCAATCACACACCGATAAAACTAACTGCAGGTGTAATCGCCTGCAGTTATTCACCACTCTTTCCGGTTTACTTTCCATGCCTGTCTCAGGCGAAGTCTTAGTACACCGCTCTTATAGGAATTCTATGTCTACTCTTACCCTTAAAGGGCTTACCAAGCACTACTCCAGTTCTGATAAAGCCCTTACCAACGTTAGCTTGTCGGTCAATGCCGGTGAAGTGGTTGGTTTAATTGGTCCATCTGGTGCGGGTAAATCAACGCTTATCCGTTGTATTAATCGGCTCACCGAGCCCACCAGCGGCGAAGTGATCTTTTCCAATACCAATCTAGAGACGCTGTCTAAGCGACAACTGAGACAATCACGCCGTGAAATCGGGATGATTTTCCAAGAGTACGCGCTGATTGAGCGTTTGACGGTGATGGAAAACGTACTTTCAGGACGTTTGGGTTACGTGAATTTCTGGCAAAGCTTTACTCGTCGTTTCCCTGAGTCGGATATCCAAGCCGCTTATGCGCTACTCGACCGTGTTGGATTGTTAGAACACGCCAATAAAAGGGCCGATGCTCTGTCGGGTGGTCAGCGTCAACGTGTTGGTATTGCACGTGCACTTGCTCAGAAACCGAAATTACTGTTGATTGATGAACCAACGGCCGCACTTGATCCACGTACAGCGCGCCAAATCATGCGACTGATCAGTGAGATTTGTTCAGAGCAACAGCTCCCTGCCATCATCAATATTCACGATGTTCAATTAGCAAAGCAGTTTGTTGACCGTGTTGTCGGCTTAAATGCGGGTTGTGTCGTATTTGATGACAAACCAAACCTGCTCACTGAAGATGTTTTAACGCAAATCTACGGTGAAGAAGACTGGAGTCAACAAGCAGAAGAAGAGGCCGATGACCTAATCATCACGAGCCCTCGCCTGTCTGAGGCAACAATATGACTCAACCATATCCAAATCAAGTTCAGCAGCATTTAAAGTCAGGAAAACAGAATTCCAAACAATACCCGACACAGTGGACAAAACCGCCACTTATTTCTAGCCCATGGCTGCGCTGGAGCTTAATCATCATTGTCGCGGTTTACTTGTACCTTGCGACTCAATCGGTACACGTCAACTGGACTCGAATTTACGAAGGCAGCGAACGCGGCTGGCAGTTCATTTTGGCTTTCATGAACCCAGATTTTGGTGGCCGTTGGAACAACATCTCACAAGGTTTGATTGAAAGTTTAACCATGACCCTGACATCGACCGTGGCGGGTGTCCTTCTTTCTATCCCATTCGGATTAGGCGCAGCGAAAAACCTTGCCCCTACTCCCGTTTACCTATTCTGTCGTGCGTTTATTTCGGTTGCTCGTAGCTTACAAGAAATCATCGTAGCGATTCTGTGTGTTGCTCTATTTGGCTTTGGTACGTTTGCGGGTTTTGTCACGCTCACCTTCGCGACCATCGGCTTTCTCGCAAAACTGTTTGCCGATGAAATTGAAGCCATTGACCCAGCACCACTCACCGCAATGCGTGCAACGGGCGCAAGTTGGTTACAACAGGTGAATTACGCAATTCAAGCACAGGTGATGCCGCGCTTCATCGGACTTTCTATGTACCGACTCGACATCAACTTTCGTGAGTCAGCCGTGATTGGCATTGTTGGCGCAGGTGGTATCGGCGCAACGTTAAACACAGCAATGGACCGTTACGAATACAGCGCAGCAGCCGCTATTCTATTGATTATTATCGTGATTGTGATGTTGTGTGAATACCTATCAACCATCATCCGTAAGCATGTGCAGTAAGGAACGACCAATGAGCACGCTAAATGAAACACCGACAAGCGCCATCAATCGTACCCAATGGCAGCGTTACGATAGTAAACAGAGCCTCATGCTTTGGCTGGGCTGGCTTTGCTTTGTTGCTTTGACAGTATTCGCATGGCAAGTCATGAACAAAGATACGATTTGGTACTTTGTGACCGACTCACCGAATCAATTTGCTGATATATCTTCACGTATGTGGCCACCAAGATGGAGCTACTTGGAGTCTCTTTGGAGCCCGTTGTGGGACACCATTAACATCGCGACACTTGGCACACTGTTAGGGATCGTACTCGCGTTTCCAGTAGCGTTCTTAGCGGCACGTAATACAACGCCAAGCATGACGTTTATCAGACCTATCGCGCTGTTCATCATCGCGGCAAGTCGTTCAATTAACTCGTTAATTTGGGCATTGTTATTGGTAGCAATCATCGGCCCAGGCTTGTTGGCCGGTATCATTGCGATAGCGCTACGTTCAATTGGCTTCGTGGCGAAGTTAATGTATGAAGCGATTGAAGAAGTGAACGCAACACAGATGTCAGCAATCCAATCGACCGGAGCTTCTCCGCTGCAGGTATTGAACTACGGCATTCTTCCGCAAGTGATGCCAAGTTTCATCGGCACGAGCTTGTTCCGTTGGGATATCAATATTCGTGAGTCTACGGTTTTAGGCTTGGTCGGCGCTGGCGGTATCGGCTTGAAATTGCAAGAATCGATGGCGATGCTGGCATGGCCTCAAGTGACTGTGATTTTCTGTGCGATTCTGGTGACGGTCATCTTCTCCGAATGGGTGGCAGCCAAAGCAAGAAAAGCCCTTATCTAAATAATAAAAACAACGTAAAATAGACGGTTAGTTAGGACCAAAGCCTACTCAGTGAGTAGGCTTTTCGTTTGTTGAAACGTAATAAACATTTTTCACCATCAGAACCGCACTTCGTTGACCACAGTCCCTACTCCTTCAATCGTGACACTCACTTGATCTTTGTCGGACAGAGCATAGGTTCTGCCTGGTGTTCCCATAAAAATAAGATCGCCCGGTTTGAGGGTAAAATAGTGGCTCAAATAGCTCACGACTTTTCGTGGCTTGTGAATCATGAACGAAGTATTTTCTTGTTGAACCACTTTGCCGTTAACACGAGTGGTCAACTCAACATTGTTGTAATCAACGCCGCGCACAATTGTGTTGCCAACCGGGCCAAAACCATCCGAAGCTTTCGCTCGGAGCCATTGTAAATCGGCGCCTTGCCAACTTCTTTCCGTAATATCGTTGCCCACCGTGACACCAAAGATCGCTTGCTCGGCTTCTTCTTCACTGGCTTGGCTGAGCTCTCTACCAATCACAACCACCAGCTCGCCTTCAAAATGAACATTTCTTGCTTTTGCTGGCACTTGAATCACTTCGCCCGTGAGAGTCAAAGAGGAAGGAAGTTTAAGAAACATCGGCGGTGGTGCATCGGCAGGTGAGGCTAAATGGCTAGCGAAGTTCATTCCGACAGCGAAGACTTTCTCTGGTTTTGTCGGCAGTAACACCTCTACCGACTCTAACGGGATCGAATTTTTTGCTACCGAATATTCTCCAAAGATATCGCCGCTGACCGGTAACACAACGTCATTGTCTAGCTTTCCATAGCTGACTTTGTCTTGGTATTGATAACGGACAAAATGCTCACTGCTCACCTCAACACTGTTATTTTCTGCCGCCAATGCGACGCCAGATATCGTAACTATTGCCAATAACCACTTCATCCTTGAATCCCTTCATTTTTAAATCCTAAATTATACTTTAGCCCACTCTGAAGGATTCGAAGGAAAAGGGAAGCTCTGTAGCCCTCCCTCTTCTCTCCCCCCTTATAAAAGCAGCACGCATAAAAAAACCGAGCAACTCGCAGTGAGTTACTCGGTTTGACTTATTCCCGATGTATTCAGTCGTTGTTGGTATCAACGAACGATTTTGCAATCACGACTGAATTCAATGTGATGCTTCGTTCCCGCAAAGCACCACATCAATACATGCCATTGTTAAACGGCATGTATGTTAATCATTTACAGTTGAGCAAATGATCCTTCCCACGAGTATGTCTCACCCGCGAACTCAACAGTGTGAGTTGCTTGCTGCGTGTCTTCAGCTTGGTTTGAAATACCGTAGTGGTAAGTGTTGCCAGATGTCGTTTGAATGCGCACAACAGTCCCGACACTGTTATGGCCCACAACAGACACTGATTTAACCAGACCACGAGCGCCTACAGAGGCTTCGATAGACTCGTTAAAGTAACCATGCGTTTCTAGTACAGAAGCAAACACGTGGTTTTGACCAGACTGACGTAAGATGAACGCAGGCTCACTCTTAAGGTTGAAGTTTGGATCGTTAGCACCAGTGCGAGCAAAAATCACTTCGCTGCCCGCATTCGCGCTGGTTACTAGACTGTAGTAGCTGCTGTCATGTAGCCAACTTACTAAAGAACCTTCTTCGTTCACTTTGCCTGAAGCCACGTTCCACAGATGTTGGTAACCGTTGTCTTCACCTAACGGCTTAAGCGTTTTTTCCATGTTGTAATCGAAGTCAGTACGGATGATCTGGCCAGAGTGGTGAACGGGCAGGTCGTACTGGTGCTCAGCGTCAGCTTCGATGCGGTATACATCGATCACTAGTGGCTTCTCGAACTCAGGAAGTTCAGCAAGAATCACGCTGCGTTGCATGTCTACGCCAGTGTAGTACTCAGAAATTGTACCGCTCATGCCTTGCAGAGACTGATCGTCTGCTACGAAGAAGTGCTTCTGACCAAACTTAGACTCAGCCAATGCTGTGTTGAAGTTGTTCTGCGTTTTCTGATCAACCGTTACTGTGTTGTGAGCAACCGTCTGCTTACAGTAAGACTTGTTCTCTGGAATGTAACGACCGCCAAACTTAGGCTCAACGTTTACCCAGCGACCGAAGCCGTAATCGTGCAACACTTCGTGGCCACGGTTGAATACGCTTAGGTGCAGTCCATCATAGTGACCGTGGTCTAGCGCAGAGTGGTACTGGTGATCGCTGCCGTGCTGACCAAACCAGATCAACGCCATGGTGTCGTCGTCTTGCTCGTCACGGTGACGAAGAATGCTAACGCCGCCTTTCTCACCTTCAGGGCCGTCGGTTACAAACAGACTACCCCAGTTGAATGGTTTGATTTCATCAGCGGCTTCAACAGCGTCAGACAATGTTTTACCTGAAGCATGAACCCAAACGTTTTGTTGGTGGTTAGCCATACCAAGCAGAGTTTCAGTCTGCTCGTAACGGTGGTAACACACAGACGTTGCCATGATAACGCCTTCATCGTTAATAGAGATCGTCTTCGATGAATCGTTCAGCGCTGGCAATGTACCGTCTGGGAATGCGGTTTTGAATACAGAGTAAGACGTTGTCTTGATCACTGAATCGTTGAATTCATAGATACCCACTTCAGGCTGACGACGTTCAATCGCTTCTGCGAACAGGTAGATTGGACGTAGAGAGAAACGGTGGTAGTAAGGACCTTCCATGTAGTAGCCGTCTGGCGAAAACAGTTGGTCAAGTTGCGCTAAGAAACCGCCGCTTACTTTGTCCAGTTTCAGGCCGTAAAGCGCTTTGTCTACAGACTCTTGATCGTTGATTGCGTAACCACAGATACCTACCGCTGCCACTGCCCATAAGCCGTGGTTGTGTACGATATCGAAGTCGTGTGCGTAAGTCACAACGAACATTTCGATCATTTGTTTAAGAAGATCGTCTTCGATCAGACGTTTTTGCTCTTCAGAGATAGTGTGGTAAATACAGCTGTACGCACAAGAAGCATAAAGCATCCACATGTTCTCGTTCA
This window contains:
- the phnE gene encoding phosphonate ABC transporter, permease protein PhnE is translated as MTQPYPNQVQQHLKSGKQNSKQYPTQWTKPPLISSPWLRWSLIIIVAVYLYLATQSVHVNWTRIYEGSERGWQFILAFMNPDFGGRWNNISQGLIESLTMTLTSTVAGVLLSIPFGLGAAKNLAPTPVYLFCRAFISVARSLQEIIVAILCVALFGFGTFAGFVTLTFATIGFLAKLFADEIEAIDPAPLTAMRATGASWLQQVNYAIQAQVMPRFIGLSMYRLDINFRESAVIGIVGAGGIGATLNTAMDRYEYSAAAAILLIIIVIVMLCEYLSTIIRKHVQ
- the phnE gene encoding phosphonate ABC transporter, permease protein PhnE; its protein translation is MSTLNETPTSAINRTQWQRYDSKQSLMLWLGWLCFVALTVFAWQVMNKDTIWYFVTDSPNQFADISSRMWPPRWSYLESLWSPLWDTINIATLGTLLGIVLAFPVAFLAARNTTPSMTFIRPIALFIIAASRSINSLIWALLLVAIIGPGLLAGIIAIALRSIGFVAKLMYEAIEEVNATQMSAIQSTGASPLQVLNYGILPQVMPSFIGTSLFRWDINIRESTVLGLVGAGGIGLKLQESMAMLAWPQVTVIFCAILVTVIFSEWVAAKARKALI
- a CDS encoding fumarylacetoacetate hydrolase family protein; the protein is MKWLLAIVTISGVALAAENNSVEVSSEHFVRYQYQDKVSYGKLDNDVVLPVSGDIFGEYSVAKNSIPLESVEVLLPTKPEKVFAVGMNFASHLASPADAPPPMFLKLPSSLTLTGEVIQVPAKARNVHFEGELVVVIGRELSQASEEEAEQAIFGVTVGNDITERSWQGADLQWLRAKASDGFGPVGNTIVRGVDYNNVELTTRVNGKVVQQENTSFMIHKPRKVVSYLSHYFTLKPGDLIFMGTPGRTYALSDKDQVSVTIEGVGTVVNEVRF
- a CDS encoding heparinase II/III domain-containing protein, which produces MSYQPLLLNFDEAAELRKELGKDSLLGNALTRDIKQTDAYMVEVGIEVPGHGEGGGYEHNRHKQNYIHMDLAGRLFLITEETKYRDYIVDMLTAYATVYPTLESNVSRDSNPPGKLFHQTLNENMWMLYASCAYSCIYHTISEEQKRLIEDDLLKQMIEMFVVTYAHDFDIVHNHGLWAVAAVGICGYAINDQESVDKALYGLKLDKVSGGFLAQLDQLFSPDGYYMEGPYYHRFSLRPIYLFAEAIERRQPEVGIYEFNDSVIKTTSYSVFKTAFPDGTLPALNDSSKTISINDEGVIMATSVCYHRYEQTETLLGMANHQQNVWVHASGKTLSDAVEAADEIKPFNWGSLFVTDGPEGEKGGVSILRHRDEQDDDTMALIWFGQHGSDHQYHSALDHGHYDGLHLSVFNRGHEVLHDYGFGRWVNVEPKFGGRYIPENKSYCKQTVAHNTVTVDQKTQNNFNTALAESKFGQKHFFVADDQSLQGMSGTISEYYTGVDMQRSVILAELPEFEKPLVIDVYRIEADAEHQYDLPVHHSGQIIRTDFDYNMEKTLKPLGEDNGYQHLWNVASGKVNEEGSLVSWLHDSSYYSLVTSANAGSEVIFARTGANDPNFNLKSEPAFILRQSGQNHVFASVLETHGYFNESIEASVGARGLVKSVSVVGHNSVGTVVRIQTTSGNTYHYGISNQAEDTQQATHTVEFAGETYSWEGSFAQL